A single region of the Anguilla anguilla isolate fAngAng1 chromosome 17, fAngAng1.pri, whole genome shotgun sequence genome encodes:
- the cdk21 gene encoding cyclin-dependent kinase 4 isoform X1 — translation MDVHSCTGIGDYEILVEIGEGAYGKVYKARETKDKQRLVALKKLNIPNDPESGIPAFMIREVALLRKTECFNHPNIVKLLNVSAGLRNRTLDLTLVFEYIDQDLTTFLASAPPSGLSLEKIKDMMRQLLTGLDFLHTNMLVHRDLKPDNVLVSSRGEVKIADFGLARIYSHQIALTPCVATLWYRAPEVLLHSVYMPSVDMWSAGCIFAELFLLRPLFREFSEARLLQNIFEVIGLPEEEDWPAESPLPYSSSWGTGARSTQLLPNLSLQENDLLTQCLAFNPAKRISASRALAHSFLTGP, via the exons ATGGACGTCCACAGCTGCACTGGTATCGGTGATTATGAAATATTGGTTGAAATCGGAGAGGGCGCCTATGGCAAAGTGTACAAAGCCAGAGAGACGAAGGACAAGCAACGCCTCGTCGCACTGAAGAAGCTGAATATACCAAACGACCCGGAGAGCGGCATACCTGCGTTCATGATCCGGGAGGTGGCGCTGTTGCGAAAAACTGAGTGCTTCAACCACCCAAATATTGTGAA GTTACTAAACGTATCGGCCGGACTACGGAATCGAACCTTGGACTTAACGTTGGTTTTTGAGTACATCGATCAAGACTTGACAACGTTCCTTGCGTCAGCCCCACCGAGCGGATTGAGTCTGGAAAAAATTAAA GATATGATGCGTCAGCTGTTGACCGGGCTGGATTTTCTCCACACCAACATGCTGGTGCACCGCGACCTGAAGCCGGACAACGTGCTGGTCAGCAGCCGAGGGGAGGTGAAGATCGCCGATTTTGGGCTGGCCCGAATCTACAGCCATCAGATAGCTCTCACGCCCTGT gTGGCGACGCTGTGGTACAGGGCCCCAGAGGTGCTCCTGCACTCTGTGTACATGCCCTCTGTGGACATGTGGAGCGCAGGCTGCATCTTCGCTGAGCTCTTCCTCCTCAG GCCCTTGTTCCGCGAGTTCTCCGAGGCGCGGCTGCTGCAGAATATCTTTGA GGTCATCGGCCTGCCCGAGGAGGAGGACTGGCCAGCAGAGAGCCCCCTGCCGTACTCCTCATCCTGGGGAACAGGCGCGCGGTCCACCCAGCTGCTCCCAAACCTGAGCCTGCAGGAGAACGACCTACTGACC CAGTGTCTGGCGTTCAACCCCGCCAAGCGGATCTCAGCCTCCAGGGCGCTGGCCCACTCTTTCCTGACTGGACCCTga
- the cdk21 gene encoding cyclin-dependent kinase 4 isoform X4, giving the protein MDVHSCTGIGDYEILVEIGEGAYGKVYKARETKDKQRLVALKKLNIPNDPESGIPAFMIREVALLRKTECFNHPNIVKLLNVSAGLRNRTLDLTLVFEYIDQDLTTFLASAPPSGLSLEKIKDMMRQLLTGLDFLHTNMLVHRDLKPDNVLVSSRGEVKIADFGLARIYSHQIALTPCVATLWYRAPEVLLHSVYMPSVDMWSAGCIFAELFLLRPLFREFSEARLLQNIFDVWRSTPPSGSQPPGRWPTLS; this is encoded by the exons ATGGACGTCCACAGCTGCACTGGTATCGGTGATTATGAAATATTGGTTGAAATCGGAGAGGGCGCCTATGGCAAAGTGTACAAAGCCAGAGAGACGAAGGACAAGCAACGCCTCGTCGCACTGAAGAAGCTGAATATACCAAACGACCCGGAGAGCGGCATACCTGCGTTCATGATCCGGGAGGTGGCGCTGTTGCGAAAAACTGAGTGCTTCAACCACCCAAATATTGTGAA GTTACTAAACGTATCGGCCGGACTACGGAATCGAACCTTGGACTTAACGTTGGTTTTTGAGTACATCGATCAAGACTTGACAACGTTCCTTGCGTCAGCCCCACCGAGCGGATTGAGTCTGGAAAAAATTAAA GATATGATGCGTCAGCTGTTGACCGGGCTGGATTTTCTCCACACCAACATGCTGGTGCACCGCGACCTGAAGCCGGACAACGTGCTGGTCAGCAGCCGAGGGGAGGTGAAGATCGCCGATTTTGGGCTGGCCCGAATCTACAGCCATCAGATAGCTCTCACGCCCTGT gTGGCGACGCTGTGGTACAGGGCCCCAGAGGTGCTCCTGCACTCTGTGTACATGCCCTCTGTGGACATGTGGAGCGCAGGCTGCATCTTCGCTGAGCTCTTCCTCCTCAG GCCCTTGTTCCGCGAGTTCTCCGAGGCGCGGCTGCTGCAGAATATCTTTGA TGTCTGGCGTTCAACCCCGCCAAGCGGATCTCAGCCTCCAGGGCGCTGGCCCACTCTTTCCTGA
- the cdk21 gene encoding cyclin-dependent kinase 4 isoform X3 — MDVHSCTGIGDYEILVEIGEGAYGKVYKARETKDKQRLVALKKLNIPNDPESGIPAFMIREVALLRKTECFNHPNIVKLLNVSAGLRNRTLDLTLVFEYIDQDLTTFLASAPPSGLSLEKIKDMMRQLLTGLDFLHTNMLVHRDLKPDNVLVSSRGEVKIADFGLARIYSHQIALTPCVATLWYRAPEVLLHSVYMPSVDMWSAGCIFAELFLLRPLFREFSEARLLQNIFDSVWRSTPPSGSQPPGRWPTLS, encoded by the exons ATGGACGTCCACAGCTGCACTGGTATCGGTGATTATGAAATATTGGTTGAAATCGGAGAGGGCGCCTATGGCAAAGTGTACAAAGCCAGAGAGACGAAGGACAAGCAACGCCTCGTCGCACTGAAGAAGCTGAATATACCAAACGACCCGGAGAGCGGCATACCTGCGTTCATGATCCGGGAGGTGGCGCTGTTGCGAAAAACTGAGTGCTTCAACCACCCAAATATTGTGAA GTTACTAAACGTATCGGCCGGACTACGGAATCGAACCTTGGACTTAACGTTGGTTTTTGAGTACATCGATCAAGACTTGACAACGTTCCTTGCGTCAGCCCCACCGAGCGGATTGAGTCTGGAAAAAATTAAA GATATGATGCGTCAGCTGTTGACCGGGCTGGATTTTCTCCACACCAACATGCTGGTGCACCGCGACCTGAAGCCGGACAACGTGCTGGTCAGCAGCCGAGGGGAGGTGAAGATCGCCGATTTTGGGCTGGCCCGAATCTACAGCCATCAGATAGCTCTCACGCCCTGT gTGGCGACGCTGTGGTACAGGGCCCCAGAGGTGCTCCTGCACTCTGTGTACATGCCCTCTGTGGACATGTGGAGCGCAGGCTGCATCTTCGCTGAGCTCTTCCTCCTCAG GCCCTTGTTCCGCGAGTTCTCCGAGGCGCGGCTGCTGCAGAATATCTTTGA CAGTGTCTGGCGTTCAACCCCGCCAAGCGGATCTCAGCCTCCAGGGCGCTGGCCCACTCTTTCCTGA
- the cdk21 gene encoding cyclin-dependent kinase 4 isoform X2, whose amino-acid sequence MDVHSCTGIGDYEILVEIGEGAYGKVYKARETKDKQRLVALKKLNIPNDPESGIPAFMIREVALLRKTECFNHPNIVKLLNVSAGLRNRTLDLTLVFEYIDQDLTTFLASAPPSGLSLEKIKDMMRQLLTGLDFLHTNMLVHRDLKPDNVLVSSRGEVKIADFGLARIYSHQIALTPCVATLWYRAPEVLLHSVYMPSVDMWSAGCIFAELFLLRPLFREFSEARLLQNIFEVIGLPEEEDWPAESPLPYSSSWGTGARSTQLLPNLSLQENDLLTCLAFNPAKRISASRALAHSFLTGP is encoded by the exons ATGGACGTCCACAGCTGCACTGGTATCGGTGATTATGAAATATTGGTTGAAATCGGAGAGGGCGCCTATGGCAAAGTGTACAAAGCCAGAGAGACGAAGGACAAGCAACGCCTCGTCGCACTGAAGAAGCTGAATATACCAAACGACCCGGAGAGCGGCATACCTGCGTTCATGATCCGGGAGGTGGCGCTGTTGCGAAAAACTGAGTGCTTCAACCACCCAAATATTGTGAA GTTACTAAACGTATCGGCCGGACTACGGAATCGAACCTTGGACTTAACGTTGGTTTTTGAGTACATCGATCAAGACTTGACAACGTTCCTTGCGTCAGCCCCACCGAGCGGATTGAGTCTGGAAAAAATTAAA GATATGATGCGTCAGCTGTTGACCGGGCTGGATTTTCTCCACACCAACATGCTGGTGCACCGCGACCTGAAGCCGGACAACGTGCTGGTCAGCAGCCGAGGGGAGGTGAAGATCGCCGATTTTGGGCTGGCCCGAATCTACAGCCATCAGATAGCTCTCACGCCCTGT gTGGCGACGCTGTGGTACAGGGCCCCAGAGGTGCTCCTGCACTCTGTGTACATGCCCTCTGTGGACATGTGGAGCGCAGGCTGCATCTTCGCTGAGCTCTTCCTCCTCAG GCCCTTGTTCCGCGAGTTCTCCGAGGCGCGGCTGCTGCAGAATATCTTTGA GGTCATCGGCCTGCCCGAGGAGGAGGACTGGCCAGCAGAGAGCCCCCTGCCGTACTCCTCATCCTGGGGAACAGGCGCGCGGTCCACCCAGCTGCTCCCAAACCTGAGCCTGCAGGAGAACGACCTACTGACC TGTCTGGCGTTCAACCCCGCCAAGCGGATCTCAGCCTCCAGGGCGCTGGCCCACTCTTTCCTGACTGGACCCTga